A genomic stretch from Bacillus sp. E(2018) includes:
- the ccpA gene encoding catabolite control protein A, with product MNTTIYDVAREAGVSMATVSRVVNGNPNVKPSTRKKVLEAIERLGYRPNAVARGLASKKTTTVGVIIPDISSIFFAELARGIEDIATMYKYNIILCNSDQNKDKEIHLLNTLLGKQVDGIVFMGGKITEEHVEEFKRAAVPIVMAATVDMNEEVPSVNIDYQNAVYEAVSHLLEKGHSSVAMVTGPLEDPINGYYKFNGYRKALEEHGKKVDESQVFVGEYTYDSGIEAIESFLDSGNKPSAVFVGTDEMALGVIHGAQDRGLSVPEDLEVIGFDNTRLATMVRPTLSTVVQPMYDIGAVAMRLLTKLMNKETVEEHTVVLPHRIQFRDSTKQ from the coding sequence TTGAATACAACAATTTATGATGTAGCTCGTGAGGCAGGTGTCTCAATGGCAACGGTTTCTCGTGTTGTTAACGGAAACCCAAACGTCAAGCCATCTACTAGAAAGAAAGTACTTGAAGCAATTGAAAGGTTAGGTTACCGCCCGAACGCTGTAGCCCGTGGACTAGCAAGCAAGAAAACAACAACGGTCGGTGTAATCATTCCAGATATCTCTAGCATCTTTTTTGCGGAATTAGCTCGTGGTATTGAAGATATTGCAACCATGTATAAGTACAACATTATCCTTTGTAACTCTGATCAGAACAAGGATAAAGAAATCCATCTTTTAAACACTTTATTAGGTAAGCAAGTGGATGGAATTGTATTCATGGGCGGGAAAATCACAGAAGAACATGTGGAAGAATTCAAACGTGCAGCTGTTCCAATCGTTATGGCAGCTACAGTGGATATGAACGAGGAAGTTCCATCTGTAAACATCGACTATCAAAATGCTGTTTATGAAGCGGTCTCTCACTTGCTTGAAAAAGGTCATTCTTCTGTTGCGATGGTAACAGGACCACTTGAAGACCCAATCAACGGCTATTATAAGTTTAATGGATACCGTAAAGCGTTAGAAGAGCATGGTAAGAAGGTTGATGAAAGTCAAGTATTCGTTGGTGAATACACGTATGATTCTGGAATTGAAGCGATTGAAAGCTTCTTAGATAGTGGAAACAAACCTTCAGCCGTTTTTGTAGGTACAGATGAGATGGCACTAGGTGTGATTCATGGTGCTCAAGACCGTGGTTTGAGCGTTCCAGAAGATCTTGAAGTAATCGGATTCGATAATACAAGACTGGCTACGATGGTTCGTCCAACATTATCAACGGTCGTTCAACCTATGTATGATATAGGAGCAGTAGCGATGCGCTTGTTAACAAAATTGATGAACAAAGAAACGGTTGAAGAACATACGGTAGTATTGCCTCATCGTATTCAATTCAGAGATTCTACAAAACAATAA
- a CDS encoding 5'-methylthioadenosine/adenosylhomocysteine nucleosidase — protein MRIGIIGAMDEEIVYMKEALDIYGESVFAQNKFYEGTHHNKEIVLCKSGVGKVNAAITTQILIDRFQVTHVLFTGVAGALDPELEVGDIVISSSAMQHDMDASALSPDFPKGTIPMFAFDSEFRADAQLVKLAEAAAERLQGPQVKIGKVLSGDQFIADRELVEVYSTLFNGTCIEMEGSAVAQAAFLNEVPFVIIRSISDKANGDAPASFAEFTALAARRSSDMVETIIESL, from the coding sequence GTGAGAATTGGCATCATCGGTGCTATGGACGAGGAAATCGTTTATATGAAAGAAGCACTGGATATCTATGGGGAAAGCGTATTTGCTCAAAATAAATTTTATGAGGGTACACATCATAACAAAGAGATCGTTTTATGTAAGTCTGGCGTAGGGAAAGTTAACGCAGCGATTACCACTCAGATTCTTATCGATCGCTTTCAAGTCACTCATGTTCTTTTTACTGGAGTAGCAGGTGCACTTGACCCTGAACTAGAAGTAGGAGACATTGTGATTTCATCAAGTGCGATGCAGCATGACATGGATGCTTCTGCATTGAGTCCTGATTTTCCAAAAGGAACGATTCCGATGTTTGCTTTCGATTCTGAGTTTAGAGCAGATGCTCAATTAGTAAAACTTGCAGAAGCTGCGGCAGAACGATTACAAGGACCGCAAGTGAAGATTGGAAAAGTACTGAGCGGGGATCAATTTATTGCTGATCGTGAACTGGTTGAAGTATATTCTACTCTTTTTAATGGAACTTGCATTGAAATGGAAGGATCAGCAGTAGCTCAAGCTGCATTCTTAAATGAAGTTCCGTTCGTAATCATCCGTTCGATCTCTGATAAAGCAAATGGTGATGCACCAGCAAGCTTTGCCGAATTCACCGCTTTAGCAGCACGACGTTCGTCAGATATGGTTGAAACCATTATTGAATCATTATAG
- a CDS encoding acetoin utilization protein AcuC, with protein sequence MKNDSVFVYSPDLLGYKFSETHPFNQLRVQLAYELLRDSGCLDDDQIIKPRQATDEEIMLIHDPGYVEAVKQAGKGQLNREIALNYGLGTEDTPIFPNMHEASSWIVGATLTAVDHVMEGKSKHALSLSGGLHHGFRGKASGFCIYNDSSIAIEYMKRKYNARVLYVDTDAHHGDGVQWAFYDDPDVCTLSIHETGRYLFPGTGSIHEKGAGKGYGFSFNVPVDAFTEDESFLECYEKSLWEVADFFKPDVIITQNGVDAHYYDPLTHLSVTMKTYTEIPRIAKEVAEKYCGGRWIATGGGGYDIWRVVPRAWSYLWCVMNDQAPSGQIAENWLKRWTSESKHPLPPTWEDESGIYKPIPRKDEITSKNRATLEKSLFSIKKSS encoded by the coding sequence ATGAAAAATGATTCTGTTTTTGTTTATTCACCAGACCTTTTAGGATATAAGTTCAGTGAGACGCATCCTTTCAATCAGCTTAGAGTCCAGCTTGCTTATGAATTGTTAAGAGATTCGGGTTGTTTGGATGACGATCAGATCATTAAACCAAGACAAGCAACAGATGAGGAGATCATGCTGATTCATGATCCAGGCTATGTAGAAGCTGTAAAGCAAGCCGGAAAAGGACAGCTTAATCGTGAGATCGCTCTAAATTATGGGCTCGGTACAGAAGATACACCCATATTCCCAAACATGCATGAAGCCAGCAGCTGGATCGTTGGTGCCACTCTTACAGCGGTAGATCATGTGATGGAAGGAAAGTCCAAGCATGCTCTTAGCCTAAGCGGAGGACTGCATCATGGGTTCAGAGGAAAAGCTTCTGGGTTCTGTATCTATAATGACAGCTCAATCGCGATTGAGTATATGAAACGAAAATACAATGCACGTGTTTTATATGTCGATACAGATGCCCACCACGGTGATGGTGTGCAATGGGCATTTTATGATGATCCAGATGTTTGTACCCTTTCCATCCACGAAACTGGGCGTTACTTATTTCCTGGTACAGGCTCCATTCATGAAAAAGGTGCTGGCAAAGGATATGGGTTCTCCTTTAATGTTCCCGTTGATGCTTTTACGGAAGATGAATCCTTCTTAGAGTGCTATGAAAAGAGCTTATGGGAAGTTGCAGATTTCTTTAAACCGGACGTTATCATTACCCAAAATGGCGTTGATGCTCATTACTATGATCCTTTAACACATTTGTCTGTAACGATGAAAACCTATACCGAAATTCCAAGGATCGCAAAGGAAGTTGCTGAAAAATATTGCGGTGGCCGCTGGATTGCAACAGGCGGTGGCGGTTACGATATTTGGCGTGTCGTTCCTCGTGCATGGTCATATTTATGGTGTGTGATGAACGACCAAGCACCTTCCGGACAGATCGCAGAAAACTGGCTAAAGCGTTGGACGAGTGAGTCGAAGCACCCTCTCCCTCCTACTTGGGAAGATGAATCCGGAATCTATAAGCCGATTCCAAGAAAAGACGAAATCACATCCAAGAACAGAGCCACATTGGAGAAAAGTCTGTTTTCCATTAAAAAGAGTTCATAA